From the genome of Alosa alosa isolate M-15738 ecotype Scorff River chromosome 20, AALO_Geno_1.1, whole genome shotgun sequence, one region includes:
- the LOC125285252 gene encoding DNA-directed RNA polymerase III subunit RPC7-like, which yields MAGRGRGRGQYTFNVDALGINKGEALPPTMNKPSPSPLFPPMQFQPVPLQTGEAVEYMLALKQELRASTKNLPFHIVPAKPKKDVERYTDKYQTSEPKNNTIEWTPDWSRLPKELCIKVREPQKAKARPPMKRKMKVEVGKEEIIEKLETLEKKEAEGKSDEEEEDGEGNKKKKSEEDEEPEEENDYDDEDIEDETDYIMSYFDNGEDFGADSDDNMDEAIY from the exons ATGGCTGGACGAGGCAGAGGACGAGGCCAGTATACTTTCAATGTCGACGCCCTTGGCATCAACAAAGGAGAGGCCCTGCCTCCGACCATGAACaagccctctccctctcccctgttCCCT cctatgcagtTCCAGCCAGTGCCTTTGCAGACGGGAGAGGCAGTGGAGTACATGCTCGCCCTCAAGCAAGAGCTCAGAGCTTCTACAAAAAACCTTCCATTTCACATTGTTCCTGCTAAACCCAAGAAGG ATGTAGAGAGATACACCGACAAGTACCAGACCTCGGAACCCAAGAATAACACCATTGAGTGGACCCCAG ACTGGAGTCGGCTGCCAAAGGAACTTTGCATCAAAGTTCGAGAGCCCCAAAAGGCCA AGGCACGCCCTCcgatgaagaggaagatgaaggtGGAAGTGGGGAAAGAAGAGATTATCGAAAAATTAGAG ACACTAGAAAAGAAAGAGGCGGAAGGGAAGTCTGACGAAGAGGAGGAAGACGGAGAAGGGAACAAAAAGAAGAAGAGTGAAGAAGATGAGGAACCAGAAGAGGAGAATGATTATGATGACGAAGACATTGAAGAC GAAACTGATTACATCATGTCCTACTTTGACAACGGAGAAGACTTCGGTGCCGACAGTGATGACAATATGGACGAAGCCATATACTGA